GTCGCCGCTCGCCGTCCGCGCGGCGCGCGAACGGCGAGCGGTCGTTGCGGTGACCGGCGATCACGCCGCGGCCTGGTGCTTGGAAGACGAAGGCGCCGCGGCGGCGCTCGCGGCGCCGATTACGAGCGAAGACGAGGTGCTGGGCGTGGTCGAACTGTGGCGGACCGAGGGGCGCGACCCGTTCGCCGGGGACGCCGCAACGTGGCTCACCGAGTTAGGGCACTCGGCGGTGCGCGCGTACAAGAAGCTGCGTACGCTCCGCGAAGTCCGCGCGCTCGCGCAGAGCGAGGCCACCCGCCGCGATCTCAAAGCGCTGCTCGCCGGGGACGGGCCGATGCGCGATCGCCTGCAGCGCAGCGTGGAAACGCTGGGTGCGATCCTGCAGGCGAGCGCCGTACATTTGTACGTGCGGGCGCCTCAGACGGGAGAGATTCTGCTCCAGGCCTCCACGACCCTGCGTCTGGAACAATCGGGCTCCGCGCGCATCCCGTGGGGTATCGGGCTGGTCGGAGAAGTCGCCAAGTTCAACCGGGCGGCGGTCTTGCGGGAAGACCTCGCGGAGGGGTCGCGCGGCACGGGGCGGGCGCTCATTGCCGTACCCCTGACGGTCGGAAAAGACGCCGTCGGCGTGCTGGTGGTCGAAGCACCGCCCGCCGTCGAGGTCACGCACCGCTTGAGGGCGCTCCTGGCCGAGGCGGGCGAGATTCTGGGCGCCTCGATCGCGAGCGACGTGGAGCGCCACAAGATGTCGCAGAAGGTGGTCAAATTGTCCGCGGTCAACGAAGAAGGGCTTCAACTCCTGTCGTTGACCGACCGCGACAAAGTGCTCCTCACCGGCACGGCTTCGACGGCGATGATTTTGGATGCCGAGGCGGTGGTCCTTCGCGTCCGCGAGCGCCGCGGCGAGCGCCTGCTCGTGGGCGGAACGTACGGCTTGCACCGCGACGAGATCGACGCGGCCCTCGTTCGCCTCGATCAAGCGGTGGCGGCCCGCGTGGCCGAGTCCCGCGCTTTTCTCCGCAGCGAACGGATGGACACCTTCGGAGTGGAGCTCCCCGCCGTGTTCCCGTATCGCACCGTGCTGGCGGGTCCGTTGTTTGCCGGCGACCGGTTGGTCGGGACGGTGTCGGCCTACAATAAAGTCTTATATCACTCGTTCGCGTGCGGTTCGTTCGACCGGGACGATCAAGAGATCCTCGAAAAGTTCTCTTTCTACCTTGGCCGCGCCCTGGTCCAAGCCCAGGAGTTCCGCGAGCGCCAGGCGCTTATCACGATCGACGAGGTCACGGGCCTTCGCAATCGACGATATTTGGACCTCCGTCTGCCCGAAGAGATCCGGCGCGCCGAGCGGTACCAGCGCAAGGTCTCGCTGCTGATCATGGAGGTGACCGATTTTGCCGAACTGAGCCGCGCGTTCACCGCCCAAGGTCGGGACGAGCTGTTGCGCGCGTTGGCGGGGATGATCCGCGAAACCTTCCGCAACGTGGACATCTTGGCGCGTCTGGAAGACGCGCGTTTTGCGGTGGTGATGCCCGACACCGGGGACGCGATGCGCGACGTGTTGGACCGCCTCCTGCAAGCCATGGACACGTTCCGTTTGCGGGGCGCCGACGGACAGGCGCTTGAGGTGAAACTCGCGGTCGGCACGTGCACGTATCCGGCCGAAGCGGCGAGCGTCCAAGAACTCCTCGAACGCGCCGCCCAGTTGCGGCCGCTGGAATAGCCATGGCTTCCACGACGACGAACACGGACCTCAACGACCTGCTGACCGCGCTGGAGGGGCAGGTCCGCCGCGCCGCCCAGGCCGTTCATCGGCTCAAGACCGAAAACGCGCGGCTCACCCGCGAACTCGCGTCGGCGACCACGCGCGCGGCCGAGTGGCAGAAGCGGTGCGCGACCTGGGAACGCGAACGCGACTCGCTGGGAGCCAGGCTGGAACGCCTCCTCGCCGAGCTCGACCACCTCGCAAACGCCCATGAAGGAGCGGAGCCATCCCATGACCTCGAAGACCGTGACCGTTGAGATTTACGGCGAACGATACGTGCTCAAAGGCGACGCCGATCCGGACTACGTCAAGCGGTTAGCCGGTGTGGTGGATCGCAAAATCCGCGAAGCCGCGGGCCAGCTTCCCGGCACGCCTCTCGGCAAACTCGCGATCCTGGCCGCCGTCAACCTGGCCCACGACTATGTCAAGCTGCTCGAGGAGGCGTCCAAGAAGGACTCCGCAATCGCGCACGCGTCCAGGCGCACCAAAGACCTGATCGACAGCATCGAGGAGCAGTTCGAAGATCTCGACCTCTCCCTGTGAGGTGCGGTTTGCTTGAATTCCCGCAGACCTTTTGCTAAGCTGAACCGCGAGTGCCCCTGCTGTGTGCGCGAGCCGGCGGGATGTTTGTGCCAACAGTTCTGAAGCGGGAGCCTTCGTCGTAGAGATGGTGTGCACGCCCCGCGGAGCGGGGAAGCCTAAAATCTCCCGGAAGGCACCCACGTTGAAGCCCCAAGGCTTCAAACGATTCCGCCGCCACGGCACGGCGGGGGCCAACACGAACGGCAGAGGGAAGGCCGCGACGCGACACCCGGGAACTCTTTGGTGATAGACGGTTTGGTGGCAGCAGGATCGGCGAGTGGGACATCAGTTGGCCCGGGGCGTTGCCCCGCGGCAATTTCTGGTATAGATCGCATGAGGGTTTCGGACGCAACCCACGTAACCGTGGAGCGTAGCCTGTCGCCTCCGGCGGTCTAGTACTCCCCCGACCCGCGCCACAAAGCCGCCCTCCCAACCTCCCGCGCGCGTCAGCGCGACCTCTCCGAGCAGCTCATCGTCGTTAGCGTCTCGCAGGGCTGGGCGAAGCAAACCGTGCCTACGTTGCGCTACGCAAGCGAGGTTGACAAGGTGCGCATAACCAAGATCAACAGCGTCTCGCAGCCTCGGCGCGGGAACCTGCACCGCCCCGCAGAGGGGCGGGTTCCAGAGGGCTCGCTTCCATACAGGTGGCGAAGCAAACCGCGCCTACGTTGCGCTACGCAAGCGAGGTAGGGAGGACCGACCATTTCTACGACAATCTGGTTCATTGTGATCGGAGTCGCCGCGGCGTTCGCCGGCGTGGGGCTGGGAGTGGTCATCGCCCGTCTGCTCAGCCGGCAAGCCGTGGCGCAGGCCAAACAGGAAGCGACCCGGCTCGTCGACGACGCGCGGCGGGACATCGAACGGCTCCAGAAAGAAGCGGCGCTGGAAGCCAAAGACAAACTCTATCAGGCCCGGCAGGCGTTCGAACAGGAAAACCGCGACCGCCGGAACGAACTGCTCGAACAGGAGCGCCGTCTAAACCAACGCGAGCAGGCACTCGACAAAAAAGTGAGCACGGCCGATCGAAAAGAAGCCGATCTCACCCGCAAAGAGCGAGACCTCACCGTACGCGAACGAACGCTCACGGACAAGGAGGCCCAGGTCGAGCAGGCGCTCCTGCAACAACGCGCGCAACTCGAAGCGCTGAGCGGCATGACCGCGGAAGAAGCCAAAAAGAGCCTCATTACCGCGATGGAACAGGAAGCCCGTTACGAGGCGATCAAGCTGACCAAACGCATCGAAGACGAGGCCCGCGAAGGAGCCGAGCGCACGGCCCGCGAGATCATCGTGTCGTCGCTGCAACGGTACGCCCACGACTACGTACAGGAGGCGACCGTCTCGGTCGTCCAGTTGCCGAACGACGAGATGAAAGGCCGGATCATCGGACGTGAGGGCCGCAACATTCGCGCGTTGGAGGCTGCTACGGGGATCGATCTTGTCATCGACGACACGCCGGAGGCGATTCTGATCTCGGGGTTCGACCCGTTCCGCCGCGAGGTCGCCAAAGTCGCCCTCGAACGGCTGATGCACGACGGCCGGATTCACCCGGCGCGCATCGAGGAAGTGGTCGAGAAGGTCCGCAAAGAAACCGAAAAGTTGATGATCGCGGAGGCCGAACAAGTGCTCTTCGACCTGGGGATCCAGGACCTGCACCCCGACTTGATCAAGCTGCTCGGCAAACTGCGGTACCGCACCAGCTACGGGCAGAACAACCTGGTTCATGCCCGAGAAGCCGCGTTCATCTGCGGCATCATGGCCACCGAGCTGGGGTTGGACGCCAAACTGGCCAAACGAGCCGCGATCCTGCACGACGTCGGCAAGGCCATCAGCCACGAAGAAGAAGGCACGCACCCCAACCTGGGGGGCGAATACGCCCGCAAGTGCGGTGAGCACCCGCACGTGGTCAACGCGATCATGGCCCACCACGGCGACATCGAGTGGACCTCCCCGGAAGGCGTGCTGGTGGCCGTTGCGGAGGGTCTCTCCGCCGCCCGACCGGGCGCGCGGCGCGAGGCCTACGAGTCGTACATCAAGCGCCTGGAGAAGCTCGAGGAGATCGCGACGTCGTTCAAGGGGGTGGACAAGGCCTACGCGATCCGCGCCGGACGTGAAGTTCGCGTGATCGTCAACCAGGACGGCGTGTCCGAGGCCGAATCCGCGCAGATCTCGCGTGAAATGGCCAAGCGGGTGGAAAACGAACTGACGTATCCCGGCCAGATCAAGATCACGGTGATCCGCGAAAGTCGGTACGTGGAGTATGCAAAGTAAAGGGCGTTGGCCGGTGAGCCGGTTGGCCTGTTGGCCGGTTCAACCGATCGGGGCGAGATTTGAACCGGCGCACCGGCGCACCGGCACACCGGCACACTGATTCTCATGAACCTTCTTCTCATCGGCGACATCGTCGGGGAGCCCGGCCGTCGGATCTTGAGTCAGCACCTCCACGTGCTCAAACACGACCACCGGATCGACCTGGCGGTGGGCAACGCCGAAAACGCGGCCGGAGGTTTCGGGGTCACCCCGAAAATTGCGGAGGAACTCTTCGCCATGGGATTCGACGTGTTGACCACCGGCAACCACGTGTGGGACAAGAAAGAGATCCTCGGCTACCTCCGCGACCATCCGCGGCTGCTGCGGCCCGCCAACTATCCGGACGGCGTGCCGGGCGCGGGTCGCACCGTGGTGACCACGGCTTCCGGCGAGAAGGTGGGCGTGTTGCACCTGATGGGCCGCGTCTACATGCCGGGTTCTCTCGACTGCCCGTTTCGGATCGGCGACCGCGAGTTGGAAAAACTCCGCACGGAAACGCACGTGATCCTGCTCGACATGCACGGCGAAGCCACGTCCGAGAAATCCGCCATCGGCTGGCACTTCGACGGCAGGGTGAGCGCGGTGCTGGGCACCCATACCCACGTGCAGACCGCCGACGAGCGCGTGCTGCCGCAGGGCACGGCGTTTCTGACCGACGTGGGCATGACCGGTCCGGTTGATTCGATTATCGGCGTCAAAAAAGACGAAGCCCTCACCAAGTTCCTGACGCAGATGCCCACGAAGTTCGAGACCGCGACCGGCCGTTCGATCATTTCCGGCGCCGTGGTTGAAGTGGACGGCGACACCGGCAAGGCCACCAACATCCGACGGATCCGTATCGCCGATCCTTGATGGGAGGCGCGACACCGGTCGCGCCTCCCGTTCTGCCCTATGGACCTGTTCGACTTCTCCACCCGTGCGGATCACGCGGACGAGCCGCCCCGCCAGATCTACACCGTTTCCGACCTCACCGCGTTGGTGCGTCGACGTCTCGAGGGGGACTTCGGCGACATCTGGGTTGAAGGCGAGGTTTCCAACCTGCGCCACCCCGGCTCCGGCCACTGCTACCTGACGCTCAAGGACGAACAGAGCCAACTGCGCGCCGTAGTCTTCCGCTCCGTGGCCCGCATGCTGCGGTTCGCGCTCAAGGACGGACTGCACGTGGTTTGTCGCGGCCATGTCACGGTGTATGAGCCGCGCGGAGAGTACCAGCTCGTGGTCGATTACCTCGAGCCCAAGGGCGCCGGGGCCCTGCAACTCGCGTTTGAGCAACTCAAGGAGCGGCTGGCGCGGGAAGGGCTCTTCGACGCCGCGCGCAAGCGGCCGCTCCCGTTTCTCCCGGCCCGGATCGGGGTCATCACGTCACCGGCGGGTGCGGTGATCCGGGACATGCTCCACGTTCTCGACCGGCGCTTCTCCACGATCCCCGTGTTGATCCTTCCGGTGGCGGTCCAGGGACCGGGAGCCGCCGGCCAGATTGCCGACGCCATCGACGAGGCGAACGCCTTGACCGCGAGCCTCCGGCCGGACGTGTTGGTGGTGGCTCGCGGCGGAGGCTCGCTCGAAGACCTCTGGGCGTTCAACGAGGAGATCGTGGCCCGCGCCGTGGCCGCGTCGGCCATTCCGGTGGTGTCGGCGGTCGGTCACGAGACCGATTACACGATCGCGGACTTCGTGGCGGATGTGCGGGCGCCCACGCCATCGGCCGCGGCCGAGCTCATCGCCCCGCGGCGCGATCAACTGATGGCGGCGGTGGCGACGGCGCGCGAACGGCTCGCGGCTGCGGCGCGGGGAGCCTTGGCGGATCGGCGCACCAAGGCGCTGGCGGAGTGGCGGGCGCTGCGGAGCCCGGCGCGGCTCGTGGAGGGCTCCCTGCTTCGCGTCGACGACCTGTTTGCGCGTTTGCGCGACGCCATGACGCGCCTGATCGATCGCCAGCGCGAGCAGCGGCGATTTCTCGCCCGGGCGGTGCTGGCGGCGCATCCGGTGCGACGGCTCGAGACCGCACGCTTGATCCACCGTCGGGCGACCGAGCGCCTCACCATCCGAATGCGCGCCATGCTGGCCGACGCCAAGAGCCGCACCTCGGCCCTCGCCGCCCGACTGGATGCGCTGAGCCCCTTGGCGATCCTGGCCCGCGGCTACAGCGTCACGCGCCTGCTCCCTTCGAAGGACCTCGTCCGCTCGCCGTCGGACGTGGCCCCAGGCGATCGCCTGCTCATCACCTTGGCCCACGGCGAAGTGACCGCCGAGGCGGCCGAGGTGCGCGACGAGCGCACGGACGACTGAGGGCACGCCCGCGCCCCGGACCATGACCCCACGGCTCACACTCACGGTCAAATCCGACGCGCTCTCCCGCCTGGCCTCGGGACACCCGTGGATCTACGCCAATGAGCTCACGCGACCGCCCAAGACGATTGAGCCGGGCGCCCTGGTCGACGTGCAGACGTCGCGCGGCGTGTGGATCGGTCGCGGTTATTACAATCCCCGATCGGTCATCGCTGTCCGCCTGCTGTCGCGCGAGCCGCTCGACATCGACGACGTGTTCTTTGCCCGCGCGATCGCTCGCGCACAAGCCTTGCGCGATCGCGTCGTGCCGGGCGAAGAGGCGTATCGCGCGGTGTTCGGCGAGGCCGACGGTCTGCCGGGACTGATCGTGGACCGGTACGGCCCCGTGCTGGTGACCCAGTTCCTGACCGCCGGGATGGATCGCCTGACCGGCGCGATCGTCAAGGCATTGATCGAGCGATACCGCCCCGCAGCGATTATCGGTCGCAATGACGCCGGCTCCCGCAAGTTGGAAGGCCTCCCCGTGGAAAAGCGCCTGCTCTACGGCGAAAAACCGGATCGCGCGGTCGTGGCCAGGAACGGCCTGGAATTTGAGGTCG
The sequence above is a segment of the Nitrospirota bacterium genome. Coding sequences within it:
- a CDS encoding sensor domain-containing diguanylate cyclase, encoding SPLAVRAARERRAVVAVTGDHAAAWCLEDEGAAAALAAPITSEDEVLGVVELWRTEGRDPFAGDAATWLTELGHSAVRAYKKLRTLREVRALAQSEATRRDLKALLAGDGPMRDRLQRSVETLGAILQASAVHLYVRAPQTGEILLQASTTLRLEQSGSARIPWGIGLVGEVAKFNRAAVLREDLAEGSRGTGRALIAVPLTVGKDAVGVLVVEAPPAVEVTHRLRALLAEAGEILGASIASDVERHKMSQKVVKLSAVNEEGLQLLSLTDRDKVLLTGTASTAMILDAEAVVLRVRERRGERLLVGGTYGLHRDEIDAALVRLDQAVAARVAESRAFLRSERMDTFGVELPAVFPYRTVLAGPLFAGDRLVGTVSAYNKVLYHSFACGSFDRDDQEILEKFSFYLGRALVQAQEFRERQALITIDEVTGLRNRRYLDLRLPEEIRRAERYQRKVSLLIMEVTDFAELSRAFTAQGRDELLRALAGMIRETFRNVDILARLEDARFAVVMPDTGDAMRDVLDRLLQAMDTFRLRGADGQALEVKLAVGTCTYPAEAASVQELLERAAQLRPLE
- the zapA gene encoding cell division protein ZapA, which gives rise to MTSKTVTVEIYGERYVLKGDADPDYVKRLAGVVDRKIREAAGQLPGTPLGKLAILAAVNLAHDYVKLLEEASKKDSAIAHASRRTKDLIDSIEEQFEDLDLSL
- the rny gene encoding ribonuclease Y, encoding MIGVAAAFAGVGLGVVIARLLSRQAVAQAKQEATRLVDDARRDIERLQKEAALEAKDKLYQARQAFEQENRDRRNELLEQERRLNQREQALDKKVSTADRKEADLTRKERDLTVRERTLTDKEAQVEQALLQQRAQLEALSGMTAEEAKKSLITAMEQEARYEAIKLTKRIEDEAREGAERTAREIIVSSLQRYAHDYVQEATVSVVQLPNDEMKGRIIGREGRNIRALEAATGIDLVIDDTPEAILISGFDPFRREVAKVALERLMHDGRIHPARIEEVVEKVRKETEKLMIAEAEQVLFDLGIQDLHPDLIKLLGKLRYRTSYGQNNLVHAREAAFICGIMATELGLDAKLAKRAAILHDVGKAISHEEEGTHPNLGGEYARKCGEHPHVVNAIMAHHGDIEWTSPEGVLVAVAEGLSAARPGARREAYESYIKRLEKLEEIATSFKGVDKAYAIRAGREVRVIVNQDGVSEAESAQISREMAKRVENELTYPGQIKITVIRESRYVEYAK
- a CDS encoding TIGR00282 family metallophosphoesterase; this translates as MLMNLLLIGDIVGEPGRRILSQHLHVLKHDHRIDLAVGNAENAAGGFGVTPKIAEELFAMGFDVLTTGNHVWDKKEILGYLRDHPRLLRPANYPDGVPGAGRTVVTTASGEKVGVLHLMGRVYMPGSLDCPFRIGDRELEKLRTETHVILLDMHGEATSEKSAIGWHFDGRVSAVLGTHTHVQTADERVLPQGTAFLTDVGMTGPVDSIIGVKKDEALTKFLTQMPTKFETATGRSIISGAVVEVDGDTGKATNIRRIRIADP
- the xseA gene encoding exodeoxyribonuclease VII large subunit, translating into MDLFDFSTRADHADEPPRQIYTVSDLTALVRRRLEGDFGDIWVEGEVSNLRHPGSGHCYLTLKDEQSQLRAVVFRSVARMLRFALKDGLHVVCRGHVTVYEPRGEYQLVVDYLEPKGAGALQLAFEQLKERLAREGLFDAARKRPLPFLPARIGVITSPAGAVIRDMLHVLDRRFSTIPVLILPVAVQGPGAAGQIADAIDEANALTASLRPDVLVVARGGGSLEDLWAFNEEIVARAVAASAIPVVSAVGHETDYTIADFVADVRAPTPSAAAELIAPRRDQLMAAVATARERLAAAARGALADRRTKALAEWRALRSPARLVEGSLLRVDDLFARLRDAMTRLIDRQREQRRFLARAVLAAHPVRRLETARLIHRRATERLTIRMRAMLADAKSRTSALAARLDALSPLAILARGYSVTRLLPSKDLVRSPSDVAPGDRLLITLAHGEVTAEAAEVRDERTDD